A region of the Mangifera indica cultivar Alphonso chromosome 10, CATAS_Mindica_2.1, whole genome shotgun sequence genome:
TTAGAGATGAAGATGTCTTCATCTTCGTTTGAACGAATCATTCATCGTCCAGACGATTGAGTGGAGCGCTGCATGAAGAGAGATTATTAGAAAGGAGAGATAGCACTAGAGAGGGAGAGACGTTGCTAGGAGAGCGTCAAAAAAGGCAGTCATTCATTAGAAAATTgtcattgaaaaattaaaatattaaaaaggaaaatgtaatttttcaaaatttaatctataaaaaaaaatgttatttttagagtttaaaagaaaaaaatatgatagattttttttttaaatcactagttaaatgaaattttatttataaaattaataaattttattaattttaataatatataaataaatatttaaatttttgaaatttaataaatatagatatgGGAATGTATTAAACCATCCGTGGGAATAACTATTTTGCCCCATTTATCGGTTTAAGAAATAAGTTCTGAAagaaagagcaatactataggCGTATACAAAATGTTATGACTATAATACCCTCAATGAAACgtgaaaatatcaaaacaacCCTCGTCCTTCATTCACTTACATTACAGACGGATCCCCATTTGAGCCATGCCAGTGAAGTTTAAAGCGCCATTTTGAGTGTGAAGACGAATTGAAATCGTAGTGGGTTGCGGCATTCCCCGTATCGTTTGTCTTCAATAATTTTCCCGGTTACGTCAACAGGTATTTAATTCTATTTAATATTTatccttttttcaattttttttagatttttcgtCTTAATTTTCCAGCACGATCTTGCGGATTATTCATTTTACATTGTTGAAATTGCTTGTTGTTTGATAGAAATATTTAAAGCctctgaaaattttatatattcaatgcGTCTCTATGAAAGAATGCGAGATTTTAGACTCTTAAATCTTACTCAAGGAGATCCTTAATCCTCTGGTTAGTTTAAATCAGAAAGAAGAATGGCGATTGGAAGTAACccatttggattttttttatttaaattttcatattttttgtatcaCTTATGCGTCTACAGTGGGTATTTAGTCCATTTAAGAAAGGGATTTGGAAATGATCGAGTTCAGAATGCAGACTTCCTTGACTGTTCCATTATtattaaatactaaaataattgaaggactattaatattttttttataagataatcaGCTGAAAAAAAGGCCGTCCATGGcatagttgttttatttttttaaacacaataCAGTTTCATAGTGtccaatttttcattttttataaaaggaTATTCCCATGGGTTTGGCTTAGTACTGTGTTCATAGAGTTGTACTGAATGATCCCGGTGGTTTCTTTCTGTCATCCATATAATGCGAACGGTTGCTGGTTGGATGGCTGTTGATAACTTTTCCCTTTtagaaatcaaacttaaaaaatagtGGATTCTGAGGCAGTTTTAATTCAACACTTCATGTAGTTTGTGCTTTTTGTCTTTAAAATGTGACTTGGCAACACGTgtcttttaaagttttgagtTGGCTTTTGAAGGGAATTCCTCTTGTTTATATTCTGTCTAAGATCTCATGAATTGAGTAGTTCAGATCTGCATGTGCTTGTTTAATTGAGATTTATACTCTGGTTCAATCCATTACAGTGGTTGTAGACACAAGTAGTAGAAGTAAATCCTAAATTCTCCTGACCTTCCTTTAGAAACAGGAAGTctttctctgtttcttttctCTATCTGTATTGTTTATAAATGATCAAAGTAGCTTGTTTGTTTATAATGCAGGCCATTCAATTTAATCACtagcattaaaattttaaattagttttaccAGAAACATGAGAGCTTGTGAGgaatatattagattataaataaatatcgtATGACaagattttgataaaacttgAATCTTTCtatagaagagaagaaaatagcCCCAGCCTCCCTGATTTTAAACTTCATCTgtatttatatcataattattaaacaataaaactatatgtacatacttttgagtacataattagatacataaatgatatgttatcatgtgatttggtgattttgaattaaggataaagtaatacctaatcacttgatgacacattatctgtatacttaactgtatattcaaaagtgtgtatatatagcATTGCTCATTATTAAATGTGAATGTAATATCAtgattatttttccttaaagaaaattttatgtctTATTAATGGAACTTATTTATTCTAGATAATCTGAGAAGATGTCTGGGCAAAGCCAACGCTTGAATGTAGTTCCAACAGTTACAATGCTTGGAGTGATGAAAAGTCGGCTTGTTGGGGCTACAAGAGGTCATGCTCTTCTTAAGAAGAAGAGTGATGCTTTAACAGTTCAATTCCGTCAGATTCTTAAAAAGATTGTCACTACAAAGGAATCAATGGGAGAAGTAATGAAAACCTCTTCCTTTGCCTTAACTGAAGCCAAGTATGTTGCTGGTGAAAGCATCAAGCACGTTGTCCTTGAGAATGTTCAAAATGCCTCTCTTAAAGTTCGATCTCGACAAGAGAATGTTGCTGGTGTCAAGCTTCCAAAGTTTGAGTATTTCACAGAAGGTGAGACCAAGAATGACCTTACTGGATTATCCAGAGGTGGCCAGCAGGTTCAACTCTGTCGCGCTGCCTATGTCAAAGCAATTGAGCTTCTTGTTGAGCTTGCTTCACTCCAGACTTCATTTTTAACACTAGACGAGGCCATTAAAACAACCAATCGCAGGGTCAATGCTCTAGAGAATGTTGTTAAGCCTAGGTTGGAGAATACCATCAATTACATTAAGGGAGAGTTGGATGAGCTTGAAAGGGAGGATTTCTTTCGCTTAAAGAAGATACAGGGTTATAAGAAGAGGGAAATCGAAAGACAGTTGGCTGCTGCCAAACAGTTCGCTGAGGAGCAGTTTGCTGAGAAGATTTCTTTGCAGAAAGGCATTTCATTCAGTTCCGCACACAACTTGTTATCTGTGGCTGCTAACAAGGATGAGGATATAATTTTCTGATGGGGAGGTTTGTTTATGTGGCTCTGTATGTGCTGTTTGTTTTGTGGTGGAACATTCATGGTAATAATATTTAGTACTCAAAAGAGGACAATCTAATGCACTGAATAAGCTTTGTGTATGATTCTATTTATTGTATTGGTTTCATTGAATTGCCAGCAATATGCAGATAAGAGTTTCCTGgtctagctttttttttttttcctcaagtatgttatatgtatttactatttaatcaatttcttttcCATATGGCAACAATCTTAGTCTCTTTTCCtctttattattactattattttgtcCTCAAATTGTTCATCAAAGAAGGGAACTTCATATGCTTTTCAAGTGGATTTGAGAACCATAGATGAGGATTGGAGGGCATATTGCTAAAAGAATGACCTTATGTACACTTATAATgggtattaatgataatacGCTGCCAATACATATGAAATAATCCATCGTTTCCTTCACTTACTTGTTgctttttttcaattatatgattgattgcATCGACAATCTATACAACCAAGGTTGGCTTGGATAAGGGGTTGGTTTGTGAGCTCAATCATGTATGTatgaatgtgtgtgtgtgtgtgtgtgtgtgtgtatatatatatatatatatatatatggcaatatcaaataatatatgtttcTTGTTTGGTCTTATATATACCTAATAGAGGCATTAATTGGGTTGGGTTGTGGGTCGGCCTGGCCCAAAGCTTGGGAAAATAGCTTGATTTGACACTATAACATATCAAGCTCGACCCATAGACTTTTCAGGTTAAGCTATGGGCCAAGACACAAGACCTGTGGATCGGTTTgatattatttacataaaattaaaataaataattataatattaaaaattaattttttattaaaatataggCCAACTCGTTTAAGATTCAATATGGCTTGGCTCTATATATATTAGGTCAGACTATAGGTCTTATATATCTCATGGGTTAACCCAATCCAAAGGCTAGCTATAATAGTAAGTCTCAGGCCTAGCCTACCCATAGAATTAGTCTAGTACtgtttacataaaattaaaataattaattaataaataattataatattaaaaattaaatttttttaaaaaaataggtcAACTCATTTAAGATCCGGTTTGGGTTGGTCTTATATATATTAGGTCAAATAATAGGTTTTATACATCTCATAGGCCAACTCAATCCGAAAGTTAGCTACTGTAGTAAACCTTAGGCCTAGCCTGCCCATAGACATACCTAATCACATGCAATAAAACTCAAGTTCCTCTCATTCTCAATAATTGGTTTTAACCAACGAGTTGTCAACATGAAGGTTAAATTGGATTGATTTATAGTTGAACCGGTTAAAGCAAGTTTTGTCGTGAGCCCAAATTAGATTGACCAATGAGTCTTGGTTGGATCGGTCTAACTGCCAATctattttgagttttaaaatagTGTATTCAACATCTCATGTGGAGTGATAAACATTCTCATTTATGTAGGATTATTGATATTTGGTTGATTTAGGTTTCATGGTATTTATATTAGTCCTATTAGTGTTGAAggattaatcttaaaaatagaataatattacttatacttataataatttagatattaataataaatattattatatgattattactttatttttaatcaataaaattatattcctCTAGTTTTAAATACTCAATCAGAcacttaaataatatgttattatgtaattaagtaattttaaattaaaaataaaataacattctgttttatgataatatgtcattggagtatttaatattattaaaataatattaagtgaacataattttattattaaaaacagTTTCCCGtctaatctattttttaaaatataataaaattatgtatactcaattttaattatttaatcaaataatcgaataatatattattatataattaaatatattaaatatttaattaaaaattcaaaataaatgtatattactttgttttttaacttaaaaggTTGTTACTTTCAGTAATTCCACGTCTCATTGTGCTTTTCCGAGGTCTCTGGGCTCTCTATCCATAATCTTTTTCACCCACTTAAGCATATGGGCGTGAGccaagaaattttttaaaaggaatAATGCATAAGGAAGAAGATTCTCTTGAAGGAAGCATAAAtacctttgaaatttttttctttttaaattgtttattataaataagaggCTTTATCACCTCTTGGAATAGTCAGAATTTTATTGTGAATCCCCTAGCTTTGTTTGTGTACTCTAATCAATTGGCTCAACTGATTGAACTGATTCGTGATATCGACATAacataatgaaaatttcaaataaaatttagtcaATGTAAATTTGACATTATTATAACAACTGAATTAGTctgatttaataattgaattatgagtcAATACGATTTACTGAGTTATCGAAATCATTGAATTTATCATTGATATTCGGTTTTTGCCTgagttttaaaacattgttatcGAAATCATTGAATCTAACTGCGTATCGATTTTGAATACCTATAACTCATTAATTCACAAAGAATACTAAGAATGATtctattaatcaaaacaaataccAACCTCCTCCAttaaaaaagtttcattttatatataataatgaatTCTAAAATACTAGTGGgactaaaatattatcaagaaaatatttaacCCCAACTAAATAAAAACTATCCTAACTAAAggaaagaaaagtgaaataaataaGCCAAAAGCACTTTTAGGCTCAAAGTGTTGAGCTTTTGAAgcttttcaaaataaatcaGAATGTCATAGAAACATACTGAATAATTTAGGTCATACGATTCGgtaacaaaaattaacttttctcttaaatcacctaattatataatgacacatcatcattaatATCAAAGTTGATacttataataatctttttacaattatattaatgaatattaatatattactttTCATAAACATATTGATGAAtcatagatttaaaattttaattcttagttatataattattaaattccaatttattattttatgtattaataataaaaaaaaagtgatatcCAATTACATATTAATAcgttattattaaacaaattagtattattttttttgttaaccgAGCAACCCTACTCGAATTGCCAAACAGATAAATCTTAAGATACAAGAACTAGACCTACAATAACTATATCAGATAACTCAGGTTTAACTTGACATAGAAAttagtattaataattaatacacataatttcaCTCAATATAGAATatgtcaaaggactatttcccacccgagTTTTAATGCaagaacaaatatatatatgtaaggttttaaaaacaCAAATATCCACCTTtgaccaaatttttattaaaatttcagttaCGGTTAACAGAAATTCAGTTatgagtaggtatttgagtttttaaaattctataaatgtatatttgtcTTTGCGTTAAAGCTTGAatggaaaatagttttttagCCTATCGAATGACAATCTAATGGACACTTGTATGACTTTGTAACATTTTTAcacttttttaactttctttataTTGCAATGCTTTCTAAAGCTAATTTCCAATTTCATAAAGCAATTTTGCAAATTGCTTTTTCCACTAAAAGGCAAAGAGCCCACAAGCCAAGAACAAGCTCAATTGgcacaaatttatataaaaaacacaaGAAGAACATCTAAAATCACATGATTTGTTTTGAGAAAGCAAATTCTCAGCCCAACTTTTGTGaataatcattataataatggtgtaattttatatgaaatgattAATAGCTTTTGGCAAAAAGGAATTGGGAACTTTAGATTCTTCCAAACATTCAATCTAAGAGATGAATAATTTTGCCTCAAATATCAACTTCTCTTAATCATATTGCCTTCCACCAAgtacaaaattcaaaattcttcTCTACCACTGGGCCATAAGATGATCCAAACCggttcaattttaaaagttaatttgattcgatttaacttagttcaaatttgtttaattaaaatttgaaccgAAAGATTTGACACGTTTTTTGGTTcaaaccgaactcgagccaaTGAGTGTTCGGctcgatttgatttgaatccattttgaatttatgactcaaattaGTAGTTCGACTTTGTGactcaattcgatttgaattcatgacTTGAATCAGTTCGAATTCAGTAGTTCAAATTTGTGGATTGGTTcgacttgaataaaaaatttgaaatattatttggataaaataacatcattttacaATAAACCACGAACTCGAGCCACGAATCTGAGCTATATATCTGAACCATCAATTCAAATCATTAATTCGAACCGAATcgaattacaaattcaaatcattgattcaaattatgaaatcgAGCCAAATTCAAACCCAATCAAGTTAAATCATTTTTCATCTAAACCAAACTGGAAGTGGACTTAATTTTGGCTTGACAAACTCGAGCCAAATTCAAGCTAGGTCATTTTCTATCAAAGCTAAACTTGAGCCAAAGGGTGTTTGGATTTGGCTCGGCCCAAATCCACCCCTATCTACcacattgattttaaaaatagcattttTTTTCTACCCAAAGTTAACCTATTTGAAATTATCTCACCAGCCTTACCAAAAGGTTATGACATTTTATTTACTCGAAAAATTATATGATGCTGGAATGtagaatttgataatatttaaagaaCATTTTTATAAGGTTGATTGAGAGTCATTGTGTGCTGCTCtaaatttctatataaatttgtatttagtaaccttaaatttaataaaaaaaactaaagcattataatttttaaaaaaatcttgaaaaaagAATTCATAAATTGTAGTTTTAACGGCGTGAAAATTAACAGTTACTAAACCGTTAACtaaatggtaaaattgtaatttcaagttcatgataatttttttattagtgttTCTCAAAcgcattaattttgacatttagCATTCAAGCCTAAAAGGGGAAGTTACTCCACATCACAAGCCGCAGAATAGATAGCAACGTCACCGCATCATGGACTACTCAAAATTTCCTGTCGGGTTGTTTGTGGTCCTCTAGATCTGCATACTTTGACTCCGGTTCCAAATTCTGTTTAAAAATACGGATGTTCTCACGTGTCAACATCGAGCGGTGGTTTTGACCTCTTGGGCCCCGGTGGGTCCCAGATTCAGGGCCTACCAATTATGCTTACGCCACCAACTTCACGGCACTTGTGTGTTATTTATTATTGGGACTTGTGATTGCCCAGTCAAAGGGCAATGTGGGTCCTCGACACGTGGCGCCAATCACACCCCCCAACACCctcttatttttgtttatttttaaatttacaataaagtttaaaaaattcttaaaaccGGATTTAATAAATCCTTTGACGTCCACTATGTAAAGTTTCACACagattctttccttttttttggcGGGTAAATCCgtaatttacataaataaaaaaagaaactcCTAACATTTGGCCGCTATCTTTTTGTCTTTTACTGACACAGTGACACTGCCACCTCTCGGAAGAATGAACTGAGATTAGtatctaaatttttgttttttaatttaatcaaacaatgcagacatattagggttttgtttttgaatCCTCACATGCTTTTTCGTACCGAGTAAAGAGACTAAAGCTAAATTTCTTTtctgggttttcttttttcggTAGTggtattaaagaaaaaattgagcTTTCACATGTTTTAAGTTGCTAAAATGTGCGCTAGATACTATTACTAGGATTTTTATTGCAAAAGAATTTCTGGGTCcctttcatttattattgtattcTAGTTGTTAATGAAGATTGAAGTTCCATTTCTTGTTCATTAGTGGGTATTTTAGTGTGCCTGTGCTTGGATGGTAGAAAgtaatgtttaatttataacaaGTGTATTTTGTCATGTAAATGCGAAAaaggtggttttttttttttttctttaaagtcTGAGTGTTTTTGTTGAAAGAGTTGTTGTTGAGCCTACATTGTTAAAGGAAAAAGAGATCTTGGTAAGAAGATGCTGTTTGGGAAGCACAGTCTGTCCCTTGGTCAGGTAAAGGGGTACTGAGTAGATGCGCATTTTGAGTTTTCTAAGCAATATGTTAAGAGTAGTTACTTGCTTTGCTTTTCAGAAGGGGTGAGTGATTGTAGAATTTGTAGAGTTGATAGCTTGagaaatcctttttttttttagcactTTGAGCTTGTCTCTTGCTTTAATGGTGTTGGGAAAACCTCATTCTCTGGCACGTTGAGCTTGTTTCTTGCTTTGGGCTGTTTCTGTTGatatcaaagataaattattgtgttttttttttttttttggggggggggggggggggggggggggggtgggtgTGGTTTATTTTCCCTAATCGGCCGAGCGATTAGTTGGGTTTGTTTCTGTTTGTGAAGTAGAAAGCTAGATAGCCAAAGATTTAGCATATATTTTTCTGACTGGATGGATATGAAACTGTTTAGGCTTCTAGTTTTATCCTTGTTTTTCCTTCATGCCATGAGTCAGCTTCCTTCACAAGACATTTTGGCATTGCTTGAATTCAAGAAAGGAATCAAGAATGACCCTACTGGTTATGTCCTTGATTCATGGAATGAGGAGTCCATTGACTTTAATGGCTGCCCCTCTTCTTGGAATGGAATAATTTGTAATGGTGGAAATGTTGCTGGTGTTATACTTGATAACTTGGGTCTGTCAGCCGTTGGAGATTTGAGTGTGTTTTCAAATCTCACAATGCTTGTGAAACTCTCCATGTCAAACAACTCCATAACTGGCATAATACCTGACAATATAGGCGACTTCAAAAGTCTTAAGTTTCTTGATGTCTCTGATAACCTATTTTCTTCATCGTTACCACCGGGGATTGGTAAACTAGAGAGCTTACTGAATCTCTCATTAGCTGGGAACAACTTCTCTGGCTCAGTTCCAGATTCAGTATCAGGGCTTGTTTCAATACAGTCATTGGACTTAAGTCGCAATTCCTTTTCTGAGTCGCTGCCCAAATCATTGACGAGGCTAAATAACTTGGTTTATCTTAATCTATCTTCTAATAGATTTATCAAGACAATCCCGAAAGGGTTTGAGCTGATTTCTGGCCTTCAGGTGCTGGACCTGCATGGCAACATGCTTAATGGTCATCTTGATGGGGAGTTCTTTCTCTTGACAAATGCCAGTCATGTTGATTTCAGTGGGAATATGTTAGTGAGCTCTAGCTTTCAGAGGCTGTTACCTGGTATCTCTCAAAGTGTCAAGTACTTGAATCTTAGCCACAACCAGCTTACTGGGTCACTGGTGGATGGGGGTGAGCTACAGCTCTTTGAAAACTTGAGAGTGTTGGATCTGAGCTGCAATCAATTGTCTGGAGAATTGCCAGgattcaattttgtttatgaGCTCCAGGTACTCAAGCTCagcaataacaaattttcaggGTTTATTCCTAATGATTTGTTGAGAGGAGATTCCTTGCTGGTAACTGAACTGGATTTGAGTGGCAACAATCTCTCAGGTATTTTCTTTGCATTCCTATTAGTTTCTTTGAGCTACATATTTCTTATGTTCTGTAACAAATGATATCAGCAGTTTAATCATGCTCGCTTTGGTTTATCATGCACCTGACATATTGCTTCATCTTTCAGGGACAGTAAGTACGATTTTGTCGACAACTCTTCAAATACTTAATCTCTCCTCTAACGGGCTCACAGGGGAAGTTCCTATGCTAACTGGAAGCCTTTCTGTACTTGatctttcaaataatcaatttgaagGGAATCTGACTAGAATGGTGAAGTGGGGTGACATTGAATATCTTGATCTCAGCCAAAATCGTTTGACAGGGTCCATTCCGGAGGTAACACCGCAGTTTTTGCGTTTAAATTATCTCAATCTATCCCAAAATTCCCTTAGTAGCTCTCTCCCAAAGGTTATTACTCAGTATCCAAAGCTTAGAGTCTTAGATCTCAGTTACAACCAGTTAGATGGGTCTATTCTATCTGGTCTCTTTACTTCATCCACATTGCATGAACTCCACCTCTCAAATAATTTACTCACTGGTGCCATTGAATTCCCTCCACCTAGTGAATCCAATCTTGAGGTTCTTGATCTTTCCCATAACCTGTTTAATGGCTTTTTTCCTGATCGACTTGAATCATTGATTGGCCTTCAAGTGCTCAATCTTGCCAGTAATAATATATCTGGTTCTCTGCCAACTTCTATGGCTAACATGAGCTCTCTAAGCTCATTAGATATATCCCAGAATCATTTTTCTGGCCCTTTACCAAACAACTTGCCCAACACCCTTGAAGCCTTTAATGTTTCATACAATGATTTTTCTGGGGTTGTTCCTGAAAATCTGAGGAAGTTTCCTAGTTCTTCATTTTATCCTGGAAATGCCAAATTACGTTTTCCTGGTGGTCCTCCTGGATTGGGCAACACCACTGGCCAAAGTTCCAAGAGGAAACCTATCAACACTGTTGTCAAAGTCATTGTGATAGTTTCATGTATAATTGTTGTTATCATTCTTATCCTGCTTGCTAGCTTCATACATTACATCCGCATATCAAGAAGACTACCACAAGAACATGCTACAGAAAAAGATATCCGCAGGCATGCTCTATCAAACCCTTCTGGCTCTACTGGAATAGGCAGCGGTGGGCCTTTGGTTGTTTCAGCTGAAGATCTTGTGGCTTCAAGGAAAGGTTCATCATCTGGGATTATGAGTCCCGATGAGAAAATGGCAACAGTAACTGGCTTCTCTCCATCAAAGACTAGTCATTTGTCTTGGTCCCCAGAGTCTGGGGATTCATTCACAGCTGAAAACCTAGCAAGATTGGATGTGAGATCGCCAGATCAATTGGCTGGTGAGCTGCATTTTCTTGATGAGACACTTAGTTTAACCCCTGAGCAGCTGTCAAGGGCCCCAGCTGAAGTGTTGGGGAGGAGCAGTCATGGGACTTCTTATAGGGCAACATTGGAGAATAGAGTGTTCTTGACGGTAAAGTGGTTGAGAGAGGGAGTAGCAAAACAGAGAAAGGAGTTTGCTAAGGAGGCTAAAAAATTTGCTAATATCAGACATCCAAATGTTGTGGGTTTGAGAGGGTACTATTGGGGACCGACACAGCATGAGAAGCTCATTCTTTCAGATTATATCTCACCTGGGAGTCTTGCAAGCTTTCTCTATGGTACCATTTTGCCTCTCTACATTTCTCAACTTATCCAACTATGCAAATGGTCTTTCTACCTTATATTAGGAGAACATTTCTGTGTTGTTTCCTTTTGACATATTCATTGTTGTaggtaaataaattattttttaaaaaagcaGATAagagtttaatgataaaaatgaaatgcTGCTTGCAATTGCTAATGGCTTATATTCCTTCTGTTTTTACAACTTTGGCATGGTTTGATACATACACCAACTAATCTACAGTGACACGCATGGAAGTACTGTCACCAAATAGAGAGCTTGTTTTCTCTGCTGCCCTTAATAATGGTGATGCGAATGTGAACTATCTTTTAGAATATGCCATCTCCATAAAGCTTAGCATGTTGTATTGTTTATCAAAGATGTATTAATAGAATATGACTTTAACCTCATATGCCATTTTCATACTATAACTTTTTCCTCTCAACTAAGTGTTCTGTTCTGGTGGATGCAATTCACTTAGATTATAGAGGCAGTCAGTCTAGGctgattattattaatagtgactAATTAAGGGTTAGAATACCATGATCTATCATTTATAATAGTTTCTTCTAGTTTTGCATTATGCATGCATGACTTTTATATTGGCCAAAATTGATGTTCACTGATGATAAATCCTTTTCTCAGATCGACCGGGAAGAAAAGGCCCACCATTGACATGGGCTCAGAGACTCAAAATAGCAGTTGATGTTGCACGTGGCCTGAACTATCTCCACTTTGACCGTGCTGTTCCTCATGGCAACCTGAAAGCAACAAATG
Encoded here:
- the LOC123227123 gene encoding V-type proton ATPase subunit D-like, with translation MSGQSQRLNVVPTVTMLGVMKSRLVGATRGHALLKKKSDALTVQFRQILKKIVTTKESMGEVMKTSSFALTEAKYVAGESIKHVVLENVQNASLKVRSRQENVAGVKLPKFEYFTEGETKNDLTGLSRGGQQVQLCRAAYVKAIELLVELASLQTSFLTLDEAIKTTNRRVNALENVVKPRLENTINYIKGELDELEREDFFRLKKIQGYKKREIERQLAAAKQFAEEQFAEKISLQKGISFSSAHNLLSVAANKDEDIIF
- the LOC123227175 gene encoding LRR receptor-like serine/threonine-protein kinase GHR1, whose translation is MDMKLFRLLVLSLFFLHAMSQLPSQDILALLEFKKGIKNDPTGYVLDSWNEESIDFNGCPSSWNGIICNGGNVAGVILDNLGLSAVGDLSVFSNLTMLVKLSMSNNSITGIIPDNIGDFKSLKFLDVSDNLFSSSLPPGIGKLESLLNLSLAGNNFSGSVPDSVSGLVSIQSLDLSRNSFSESLPKSLTRLNNLVYLNLSSNRFIKTIPKGFELISGLQVLDLHGNMLNGHLDGEFFLLTNASHVDFSGNMLVSSSFQRLLPGISQSVKYLNLSHNQLTGSLVDGGELQLFENLRVLDLSCNQLSGELPGFNFVYELQVLKLSNNKFSGFIPNDLLRGDSLLVTELDLSGNNLSGTVSTILSTTLQILNLSSNGLTGEVPMLTGSLSVLDLSNNQFEGNLTRMVKWGDIEYLDLSQNRLTGSIPEVTPQFLRLNYLNLSQNSLSSSLPKVITQYPKLRVLDLSYNQLDGSILSGLFTSSTLHELHLSNNLLTGAIEFPPPSESNLEVLDLSHNLFNGFFPDRLESLIGLQVLNLASNNISGSLPTSMANMSSLSSLDISQNHFSGPLPNNLPNTLEAFNVSYNDFSGVVPENLRKFPSSSFYPGNAKLRFPGGPPGLGNTTGQSSKRKPINTVVKVIVIVSCIIVVIILILLASFIHYIRISRRLPQEHATEKDIRRHALSNPSGSTGIGSGGPLVVSAEDLVASRKGSSSGIMSPDEKMATVTGFSPSKTSHLSWSPESGDSFTAENLARLDVRSPDQLAGELHFLDETLSLTPEQLSRAPAEVLGRSSHGTSYRATLENRVFLTVKWLREGVAKQRKEFAKEAKKFANIRHPNVVGLRGYYWGPTQHEKLILSDYISPGSLASFLYDRPGRKGPPLTWAQRLKIAVDVARGLNYLHFDRAVPHGNLKATNVLLDGADLNARVADYCLHRLMTQAGTIEQILDAGVLGYRAPELAASKKPHPSFKSDVYAFGVILLELLTGRCAGDVISGEGGGVDLTDWVRLKVSKGCGSECFDAALVSEMGNPAAEKGMKEVLGIALRCIRSVSERPGIKTIYEDLSSI